The following proteins are encoded in a genomic region of Oncorhynchus gorbuscha isolate QuinsamMale2020 ecotype Even-year linkage group LG11, OgorEven_v1.0, whole genome shotgun sequence:
- the cfap53 gene encoding cilia- and flagella-associated protein 53: protein MLASQTRNKPQCREFTGPTPHSVAVRARFPSSRPPDYLILERRKQEEARDKVLEFTKYQNTCDLKTRWEKNSDRRIVLGTIERRVKDAIGQYQMTINERRDRLHDMLEAEEKELLREMETKKETVLERQAKMRERAKLLRERRESERLSVVEDKLEQLFREQSEELRTEQTRRRQDEICTERAAQLCTRQVTQRQKEEEEQLFAQLWESDRRAKEEREVQDAQRQRQSNLQQLVYLRVQMEAAEQQREQAKQLKEEEALLLREQREMLHLEEQREHRHKLQGQESRRRLLDHSLRLKMKRQAREQQDELALDMSMLEQLLTEERDEKQGKVTRKLELREEQSRYQQYLADQLEEQKRQEVETEKLIEAELKQTWARRAEQCHKEKQARDRLMKDVMDTRRLQIQEKLDLNKQKQAQLAEERDELNKTIQENKLLDEREKTRLRQGCQEFQTDLLAQMMYQQQLRDEGRSQTEQEHQQGLVYQEQYNRKMQEILSRSTSHTRAVHPFRRTSSTNPQGQFSLE from the exons ATGTTGGCCAGTCAGACTAGAAATAAACCACAATGTCGCGAGTTTACGGGACCAACACCTCATTCAGTGGCTGTG AGGGCAAGGTTCCCATCATCCAGGCCTCCAGACTACCTCATCCtggagagaaggaaacaggaggaggCCCGGGACAAGGTGTTGGAGTTCACCAAGTACCAGAACACCTGTGACCTTAAGACGCGCTGGGAGAAGAACTCTGACCGGCGCATTGTGTTGGGAACCATTGAGAGACGGGTCAAAGATGCCATTGGGCAGTATCAGATGACCATCAATGAGAGGAGGGATAG ACTGCATGATATgttggaggcagaggagaaggaACTGCTGAGAGAAATGGAGACCAAGAAGGAGACAGTACTGGAGAGACAAGCCAAGATGCGAGAGAGAGCCAAGTTACtgcgagagaggagggagagtgaaagactAAGTGTGGTTGAAGACAAGCTTGAACAGCTATTCAG AGAGCAGAGTGAGGAGCTCCGGACTGAACAGACTCGGCGCAGGCAGGACGAAATTTGCACAGAGCGGGCTGCGCAGCTATGTACACGGCAGGTGACGCAGCggcagaaagaggaggaggagcagctcTTTGCTCAGCTGTGGGAGAGCGACCGGCGAGCCAAGGAGGAGCGGGAGGTCCAGGATGCGCAGAGGCAACGCCAGAGTAACTTGCAGCAGCTGGTCTACCTGCGCGTCCAGATGGAGGCTGCCgagcagcagagagaacaggccaAGCAGCTCAAAGAGGAAGAGGCCCTGCTACTG agggagcagagagagatgctgcatctggaggagcagagagagcacCGTCATAAGCTCCAGGGTCAGGAGAGCCGGCGCAGGCTGCTCGACCACTCTCTGAGGCTGAAGATGAAGCGCCAGGCCAGGGAGCAGCAGGACGAGCTGGCCTTGGACATGAGCATGCTCGAGCAGCTGCtgacggaggagagagatgagaaacagGGCAAGGTCACGAGGAAG CTTGAACTGCGAGAGGAGCAGAGTAGGTACCAGCAGTACCTGGCCGATCAGCTTGAGGAGCAGAAGAGAcaggaggtggagacagagaaGCTGATCGAGGCAGAGCTAAAGCAGACCTGGGCCCGGAGGGCAGAGCAGTGTCACAAAGAGAAACAAGCCAGGGATAGGCTGATGAAGGATGTGATGGACACACGCCGCCTGCAGATCCAGGAGAAAT TGGATTTGAACAAGCAGAAACAGGCTCAGCTGGCCGAGGAGAGAGACGAGCTAAACAAAACCATACAGGAGAACAAACtgctggatgagagagagaaaactcg TCTGAGACAGGGCTGTCAGGAGTTCCAGACAGACCTGCTGGCCCAGATGATGTACCAGCAGCAGTTGCGTGATGAGGGGAGATCTCAGACAGAGCAGGAGCACCAGCAAGGCCTGGTCTACCAGGAGCAGTACAACAGGAAGATGCAGGAGATCCTCTCCAGGTCTACCTCACACACCAGGGCTGTCCACCCCTTCAGGAGAACCTCTTCCACTAACCCACAGGGACAGTTTAGCTTAGAGTAA